One window from the genome of Myxococcales bacterium encodes:
- the gshB gene encoding glutathione synthase, producing the protein MRLLFIIDPLASLGLAGDTSYALMLAAAQGGHEVYTCELGALSLEHNRAFAAAVPTQVVLADTPAKAFVTGPAQTRPLGDFEAVLMRKDPPFDVNYLHATWILDHARGETLLINDPSGLRELNEHLAVLRFPELTPATIVTRDASRLQAFMREQGGAMVIKPVDGFGGLGIFLVKQGDPNTSSILETSTGAGTRWTLAQAYLPKAAEGDKRILLVDGEPIGAVLRVPAAQEARGNLHVGGTAVKTEIDDRDREIIAAIAPTFKRYGQFFVGIDVIGGMLTEINITSPTGIRHIERLNGTPLAPAVIASIQGHSRPLFPK; encoded by the coding sequence ATGAGGCTGCTCTTCATTATTGACCCCTTGGCCTCGCTGGGGCTGGCTGGCGATACGTCCTATGCGCTGATGCTCGCCGCCGCGCAAGGAGGCCACGAGGTCTATACCTGCGAACTCGGCGCGCTGTCGCTCGAACACAATCGCGCCTTTGCCGCGGCGGTGCCAACGCAGGTGGTGCTGGCCGATACGCCGGCGAAGGCCTTTGTCACGGGGCCGGCGCAAACCCGACCCCTGGGCGATTTCGAGGCGGTCTTGATGCGCAAAGATCCGCCGTTTGACGTCAACTATTTGCATGCGACGTGGATCTTAGATCACGCGCGCGGCGAGACGCTGCTAATCAACGATCCGAGTGGGCTGCGCGAGCTCAATGAGCATCTCGCGGTGCTGCGCTTTCCCGAGCTCACGCCGGCGACCATCGTCACGCGCGACGCCTCGCGCTTGCAGGCCTTCATGCGCGAGCAAGGAGGCGCCATGGTCATCAAGCCGGTGGATGGCTTTGGCGGCCTTGGGATATTCTTGGTGAAACAGGGCGATCCAAATACGTCGTCGATCCTGGAAACCTCCACGGGTGCCGGCACGCGTTGGACGCTCGCGCAGGCCTATCTGCCGAAGGCCGCCGAGGGAGACAAGCGCATCTTGCTCGTCGATGGTGAGCCCATCGGCGCGGTGTTGCGCGTGCCCGCCGCGCAAGAAGCGCGCGGCAATTTGCATGTCGGCGGCACCGCGGTCAAAACCGAAATCGACGACCGCGATCGCGAAATCATTGCCGCCATCGCGCCAACGTTTAAGCGCTACGGCCAGTTCTTCGTCGGCATCGACGTCATCGGCGGCATGCTCACCGAGATCAACATCACGTCGCCCACAGGCATCCGCCACATCGAACGCCTAAACGGGACCCCCCTCGCGCCCGCCGTCATCGCCTCGATTCAGGGTCACTCTCGCCCTCTTTTTCCCAAATAA
- a CDS encoding N-acetylmuramoyl-L-alanine amidase produces the protein MVLHQIIALLFQSGDTCLAEQQDVGPRLPPVAGRLAPAPTEPDAGVRRVRAGRRDERNILGAPKFGTLMGKTVYLSAGHGWFFHSSDWWTTQRGNSWGLIEDLISTEVISQHLIAELQRMGAYVVPIRESDPSPAMVIVDDEDPGFFMSDDWQTDALAAGWATPIMPLQGELNPFELGGSKRFLARSFGKYASWTVNAPADGEFNVYVSWTQELNAAPDAHYVVRHAGGETHYLVDQRRHGGTWVLLGRHFFRKDAPAEVRLIADSADESRTITGDAVRLGGGSARIERNGSTSGAPAFEEAARYNTQFLGAPIEVWNARSTDQTSDVVSRPRFAAWDHEYGEDAVYVAWHTNAPEGPEGTQSFAYGTQSYKPIEQATGVPGSIELASLIHDELVADLRAGWDSQWGDLKKYTGNFGELNPDHNDEMPSALIEVAFHATEADANALREPAFRRIAARAMAQGIAKYFAQKDGRTLELPPEPPSALRIVTSEGLTYLSWQPPADAPGGGDAAYAYRVYLSRDGYAFNDGEETAAYNFDLTDQLASGPVYVRVAAVNDGGESRPSPVLGAYSYDPSFVPAAGAGLRRALVVYGYNRLDAAQARRVDYASRDLDVVDRLDEPAINNGSYVARLGAALTQLDEPFDSATLDAVTSGEVALAGYETVIWLAGDDGDAMLADSRVLLGLYLDAGGHVIVSGSTLAQQLSRMSPSMLARFGVAYAAGAETADIASGSTDYIGWTDLVEVDVRDTSWGAHQSGAMDWIKGNGAGRGVMRYQGGVAAVAVPGASVFFSFPLENVKGDEARAAVLFHALGAVRLTDGKLPETPNGCLSCDGGRTPGGFSWILSGVVLLLLTTARRRPKMRRYVK, from the coding sequence ATGGTCCTTCATCAAATTATCGCGCTGCTGTTTCAATCCGGCGACACCTGCTTGGCGGAGCAGCAAGATGTTGGCCCGCGCCTGCCGCCTGTCGCGGGACGGCTGGCGCCCGCGCCAACCGAGCCAGATGCCGGCGTCCGGCGCGTGCGCGCGGGTCGTCGCGACGAGCGCAATATCCTGGGCGCGCCCAAATTCGGCACGCTCATGGGCAAGACGGTCTACCTCTCCGCAGGGCACGGTTGGTTTTTTCATTCGAGCGATTGGTGGACGACTCAGCGCGGCAACTCATGGGGCCTGATCGAAGATCTGATTTCCACTGAGGTAATTTCACAACACCTCATCGCGGAATTGCAGCGCATGGGCGCCTATGTCGTGCCGATTCGCGAGTCCGATCCAAGCCCGGCCATGGTCATTGTCGACGACGAAGATCCGGGCTTTTTTATGTCCGATGATTGGCAGACGGATGCGCTCGCGGCGGGCTGGGCCACGCCCATCATGCCGCTGCAGGGGGAGCTCAACCCGTTTGAGCTCGGTGGGTCGAAGCGGTTTTTGGCGCGCTCGTTTGGCAAGTACGCCAGCTGGACGGTGAACGCGCCTGCCGATGGGGAGTTCAACGTCTACGTCAGCTGGACGCAAGAACTCAATGCGGCACCCGATGCCCACTATGTCGTTCGCCACGCCGGCGGCGAGACCCATTACCTGGTTGATCAACGCCGTCACGGCGGCACGTGGGTGTTGCTCGGGCGCCATTTCTTTCGCAAAGATGCCCCGGCGGAAGTCCGACTCATCGCGGATTCGGCAGACGAATCACGCACCATCACTGGCGATGCGGTAAGGCTCGGTGGCGGCAGCGCGCGCATCGAGCGCAATGGCAGCACCTCGGGGGCGCCGGCGTTTGAAGAAGCGGCGCGCTACAACACGCAGTTTCTCGGCGCGCCGATCGAGGTGTGGAACGCCCGCTCGACCGATCAGACCAGCGACGTTGTATCGCGGCCGCGGTTCGCCGCGTGGGACCATGAGTATGGCGAGGATGCGGTGTATGTGGCCTGGCACACCAATGCGCCGGAAGGGCCGGAGGGCACGCAGTCCTTTGCCTACGGCACGCAGAGTTACAAGCCCATCGAACAGGCCACCGGCGTGCCAGGGTCGATCGAGCTTGCCAGCCTCATTCACGACGAGCTCGTCGCCGACCTACGCGCGGGTTGGGACTCGCAGTGGGGCGATCTTAAAAAGTACACGGGCAACTTTGGCGAGCTCAACCCCGATCACAACGATGAAATGCCATCGGCGCTGATCGAGGTCGCCTTCCACGCTACCGAGGCCGATGCCAATGCGCTGCGCGAACCGGCATTTAGGCGCATCGCGGCGCGCGCCATGGCGCAAGGCATCGCCAAGTATTTTGCACAAAAAGATGGGCGCACGCTCGAACTGCCCCCCGAACCACCGAGCGCGTTGCGAATTGTGACCAGCGAAGGCCTGACGTATTTGAGTTGGCAGCCTCCGGCGGACGCCCCAGGCGGTGGTGATGCGGCGTACGCCTATCGCGTGTACCTCTCGCGCGATGGGTATGCGTTTAATGATGGCGAAGAGACCGCCGCGTACAATTTTGATCTCACCGACCAGTTGGCGTCGGGCCCTGTTTACGTGCGCGTGGCTGCGGTCAACGACGGCGGCGAATCCCGACCATCGCCAGTGCTAGGCGCGTATAGCTATGATCCAAGCTTTGTGCCCGCCGCCGGCGCCGGGTTGCGCCGGGCGCTGGTGGTGTACGGCTATAACCGACTTGACGCGGCGCAGGCGCGGCGCGTCGACTATGCGTCGCGCGATCTCGATGTGGTCGATCGCCTAGACGAGCCCGCGATTAATAATGGCAGCTATGTCGCGCGGCTGGGCGCGGCGTTGACGCAGCTGGATGAACCGTTCGATAGCGCGACCCTCGACGCCGTCACGAGCGGCGAGGTGGCGCTAGCAGGCTATGAAACGGTCATTTGGTTGGCGGGTGACGATGGCGACGCCATGCTCGCCGATAGCCGCGTGCTCTTAGGGCTCTATCTCGACGCTGGCGGCCACGTCATCGTCAGCGGTAGCACGCTAGCGCAGCAGCTTTCGCGCATGTCGCCCAGCATGTTAGCCCGGTTCGGCGTCGCGTATGCGGCGGGTGCCGAGACCGCCGATATCGCCTCAGGCTCAACGGATTATATAGGCTGGACCGATTTGGTCGAGGTCGACGTGCGCGACACTAGCTGGGGGGCCCACCAGAGCGGCGCCATGGATTGGATCAAAGGCAATGGCGCCGGCCGCGGGGTGATGCGTTACCAAGGTGGCGTCGCGGCGGTTGCGGTGCCGGGGGCCTCGGTCTTTTTTAGCTTTCCGCTCGAAAACGTCAAAGGCGATGAGGCGCGCGCGGCCGTGCTGTTCCATGCGCTGGGCGCGGTGCGCCTGACCGACGGCAAGCTGCCCGAAACACCTAACGGGTGTTTGTCGTGTGATGGCGGCCGGACGCCTGGTGGTTTTTCGTGGATTCTGAGCGGTGTGGTGTTGCTGCTCTTGACCACCGCGCGTCGGCGGCCCAAAATGCGCCGTTATGTCAAATAG
- a CDS encoding tetratricopeptide repeat protein: MSEALTELYSVRETAKIFGMSEARLRYWMQTGIIAASVRQGGRFYYTFRDMVVLKAARDMMAAEVPGEAVRKHLLTLAKILRDHGTSGEQMRICCDGEVLVAVHDDRPFESLSGKIMIAFSLASLREHIAETLRDRTAPDIDEAGVIAPGDREAVPSVYDDRPTDMMSVGSAYTAFTDGLTAEAAGNLALAEHKYQHALAMQPTFTAAMTNLGNIRYAQGDLAAARKLYQQVLALEPEHPEARFNLATVLEDAGELEHALSELRRVVVTSPNFADAHYNLGLLLTKLGSKRQATRCFERYLELDPHSEWAANATSALRRGAASHGAAGSTSA, encoded by the coding sequence ATGAGCGAAGCGTTAACCGAACTTTATAGCGTGCGGGAAACCGCCAAGATCTTTGGCATGTCCGAGGCGCGGCTGCGCTATTGGATGCAAACCGGCATCATCGCGGCCAGCGTGCGCCAAGGCGGACGCTTTTATTACACGTTTCGCGACATGGTGGTGCTCAAGGCCGCGCGCGACATGATGGCGGCCGAGGTGCCTGGCGAAGCCGTCCGCAAGCATTTGCTAACGCTCGCCAAGATCTTGCGCGACCATGGCACTAGCGGCGAGCAAATGCGCATCTGCTGCGACGGCGAGGTCTTGGTCGCGGTGCACGACGATCGCCCGTTTGAGTCGCTTTCCGGTAAGATCATGATCGCGTTTTCGCTCGCCTCCTTGCGCGAGCACATCGCCGAGACGCTGCGCGATCGCACCGCGCCCGATATCGACGAGGCTGGCGTCATCGCCCCCGGCGACCGCGAGGCCGTGCCCTCGGTCTACGACGACCGCCCGACCGATATGATGTCGGTCGGCTCGGCCTACACGGCTTTTACCGATGGTCTTACGGCCGAGGCGGCGGGCAACCTCGCGCTTGCCGAACATAAATACCAACACGCGCTGGCGATGCAGCCAACGTTTACCGCCGCCATGACCAACCTTGGCAATATTCGCTATGCGCAAGGAGACCTGGCCGCGGCGCGCAAGCTGTATCAACAGGTCTTGGCGCTTGAGCCTGAACATCCCGAAGCGCGCTTTAACCTCGCCACCGTGCTCGAAGACGCCGGCGAGCTTGAGCACGCGCTGAGCGAATTGCGTCGCGTCGTCGTGACCTCGCCGAACTTCGCCGATGCACACTACAACCTCGGCCTCTTGCTAACCAAGCTCGGCAGCAAGCGGCAGGCGACGCGCTGTTTTGAGCGCTATCTCGAACTCGACCCACACAGTGAGTGGGCGGCCAATGCGACCTCGGCGCTGCGCAGAGGCGCCGCGTCGCATGGGGCTGCAGGCTCCACCTCGGCATAA
- the add gene encoding adenosine deaminase encodes MATPVTFELITSLPKTDLHCHLDGSLRLETVLDLAKQQQVKLPTFDRESLFKLLYAGEVCESLDDYLKAFEITLSVMQTEEALERCAFELAEDAWKENVRYLEVRYSPLLHTEKGLRLTQVVEAVLRGLRTAGRTFGIRYGVILCGIRSMSAASSMRMAELCVAFKHRGVVGFDLAGSEINNPAKEHRDAFQLVIDNNINCTAHAGEAFGPESIGQAIHKCGAHRIGHGTRLVEDGDLLNYVNDHRIPLEVCVSSNLQTKAAASWKSHPVDFFVDYGLRVTINTDNRLMTDTTVSKELWLCHQHYGWSLDTIKGVIMAGFKSAFLPNREKTELLAQIQGELALMGAASPTP; translated from the coding sequence ATGGCGACGCCGGTAACGTTTGAGTTGATTACGAGTTTGCCCAAGACGGATCTGCACTGTCATCTCGATGGCTCGCTGCGGCTGGAGACGGTGTTGGATTTGGCCAAGCAGCAGCAGGTGAAGCTGCCGACATTTGATCGCGAAAGCTTGTTTAAGCTGCTCTACGCCGGCGAAGTATGTGAATCGCTGGATGACTACCTGAAGGCCTTTGAAATTACGCTTTCGGTTATGCAGACCGAAGAGGCGCTTGAGCGCTGCGCCTTTGAGTTGGCCGAAGACGCCTGGAAAGAAAACGTCCGCTACCTAGAGGTGCGCTATTCGCCGTTGCTGCACACCGAAAAAGGCTTACGGCTGACGCAAGTGGTGGAGGCGGTGCTGCGCGGTCTCCGCACGGCGGGGCGCACCTTCGGCATTCGTTACGGCGTGATCTTGTGCGGCATTCGATCCATGAGCGCCGCGTCGAGCATGCGCATGGCAGAGCTTTGCGTCGCGTTTAAGCACCGCGGCGTGGTTGGCTTTGACCTCGCCGGCTCGGAGATAAACAATCCCGCCAAGGAACATCGCGACGCCTTTCAGTTGGTTATCGACAACAACATCAACTGCACCGCGCACGCCGGCGAGGCCTTTGGCCCCGAGTCGATCGGGCAGGCGATCCACAAATGTGGGGCGCATCGCATCGGCCATGGCACGCGCCTGGTGGAAGACGGCGATTTGCTCAATTACGTCAACGATCACCGCATCCCGCTCGAGGTCTGCGTTTCGTCGAACTTGCAGACCAAGGCGGCCGCCAGCTGGAAATCTCATCCCGTCGATTTCTTTGTCGACTATGGGCTGCGCGTGACCATCAACACCGACAATCGCTTGATGACAGATACGACGGTAAGCAAGGAATTGTGGCTATGTCACCAGCACTACGGTTGGTCGCTCGATACGATCAAGGGCGTGATTATGGCGGGCTTTAAGAGCGCGTTTCTACCCAATCGCGAAAAAACCGAATTGCTTGCGCAGATCCAGGGTGAGCTGGCATTAATGGGGGCCGCCTCGCCGACCCCGTGA
- a CDS encoding SDR family oxidoreductase, with translation MNMHGKHVVITGPTAGIGQATALELARRGARLTLACRTPKKADGLVHQIVSSGGTAPTVVEMDLGSLASVRAGAAQVLATGATIDVLINNAGLAGQRGQTRDGFELAFGTNHLGHFLFTTMLLPLVADHGGRIVTVSSRSHLAAKGLPFETLRAPTKSISGMPEYAVSKLCNVLFSAELGRKLAPRGITTYSLHPGVVASDIWKRVPWPIRKLMMLRMISNEQGAATTLYCATSNACAGETGLYYAKERVAAPNELAHDQTLAALLWQRSEEWVTA, from the coding sequence ATGAATATGCACGGGAAACACGTCGTCATCACCGGCCCAACCGCGGGCATTGGGCAGGCTACGGCGCTGGAGTTGGCACGACGCGGCGCGCGGCTAACGCTGGCGTGCCGCACGCCGAAAAAAGCCGACGGCCTGGTGCACCAAATCGTCAGCAGCGGTGGCACGGCGCCCACCGTCGTCGAGATGGACTTGGGTTCGCTCGCCTCGGTGCGCGCGGGGGCGGCGCAGGTGTTGGCCACGGGCGCCACCATCGACGTCTTGATTAACAACGCCGGGCTAGCTGGCCAGCGCGGGCAAACGCGCGACGGCTTTGAGCTCGCGTTTGGCACCAATCATCTCGGGCATTTTCTATTTACGACGATGTTGCTGCCGCTGGTGGCCGATCACGGCGGACGCATCGTAACCGTTTCCAGTCGTTCGCATCTAGCTGCCAAGGGCCTTCCGTTTGAGACGCTGCGTGCGCCCACCAAATCGATCAGCGGGATGCCAGAGTATGCCGTGAGCAAGCTGTGCAACGTGCTGTTCTCGGCAGAGCTTGGCCGCAAGCTCGCACCACGCGGCATCACGACCTATAGCCTCCACCCCGGTGTGGTGGCCTCTGATATTTGGAAGCGCGTGCCGTGGCCGATTCGCAAGCTCATGATGCTGCGCATGATCAGCAACGAGCAAGGCGCGGCAACCACGCTGTACTGCGCCACCTCCAACGCTTGCGCGGGCGAGACCGGGTTGTACTACGCAAAGGAGCGCGTTGCGGCACCTAATGAGCTGGCGCATGATCAAACCCTTGCGGCGCTTTTGTGGCAACGCAGCGAAGAGTGGGTGACGGCGTAA
- a CDS encoding sigma-54-dependent Fis family transcriptional regulator: protein MEPDTTTIPILVVDDEPDNIDAFRFNFRKTFRILTATSGAEALEILAKEQVAVIVTDQRMPKMTGIELLREARAMQPHAVGIILTAFTDVAVLVEAINLGQVYRYITKPWDAKEVRGVLNYAIERYTLQRENQRLQDQLAQYSGYLSQELHGEFDFGNIIGESAALREVLAKVEQVAPTSSTVLLRGETGTGKELVAHAIHINSTREAKPFVRVNCAALAPGILESELFGHEKGSFTGAVNRRAGRFELADGGTLFLDEVGDLPMEVQIKLLRALQEREFERVGGTETVRVDVRLVSATNRNLEEMIAKGEFRQDLYYRLNVFPIYLPPLRDRREDVLALAHHFVAKFTRQGRPSLGCSAAAAAKLAAYNWPGNVRELENIIERAMILANGGAIEEAHLSFGPQAGGSPAPATGGAGFAAAPLQAAPAGEAGGAVGKPLSEKLLDSEKHEIVASIEGAKGNIAAAARQLGINRSTLYYRMRKLGLDHLLPTKTQPEGSDIAGADPSSGVA from the coding sequence ATGGAACCAGACACCACCACCATCCCCATTCTCGTCGTCGATGACGAACCCGACAACATCGACGCGTTTAGGTTCAACTTTCGCAAGACCTTTCGCATTCTCACCGCGACCAGTGGGGCCGAGGCGCTAGAGATCTTGGCGAAGGAACAGGTCGCGGTGATCGTGACCGACCAGCGCATGCCCAAGATGACGGGCATCGAGCTGCTGCGCGAGGCAAGGGCGATGCAGCCCCACGCGGTTGGCATCATCCTCACCGCGTTTACTGACGTCGCGGTGCTGGTAGAGGCGATCAACCTCGGCCAGGTTTATCGCTACATCACCAAGCCGTGGGATGCCAAAGAAGTTCGCGGCGTGCTCAACTACGCCATTGAACGCTACACGCTGCAACGCGAAAATCAGCGGCTGCAGGACCAGCTGGCGCAATACTCCGGCTATCTCAGCCAAGAGCTGCATGGCGAGTTCGACTTCGGCAACATTATTGGCGAGAGCGCCGCCCTGCGCGAGGTGTTGGCCAAGGTCGAGCAGGTAGCGCCAACTAGCTCAACGGTGCTACTGCGCGGCGAAACCGGCACCGGCAAGGAATTGGTGGCGCATGCGATCCACATCAATTCGACGCGCGAGGCCAAACCGTTTGTCCGCGTGAACTGCGCGGCGCTCGCCCCAGGAATTCTCGAATCCGAGCTGTTTGGCCACGAAAAGGGCAGTTTTACCGGGGCCGTTAATCGGCGCGCAGGACGCTTTGAGTTGGCCGATGGCGGCACCTTGTTCTTGGATGAGGTTGGCGATCTGCCAATGGAGGTGCAGATCAAGCTGCTGCGCGCGCTGCAAGAGCGGGAGTTCGAGCGCGTGGGTGGCACGGAAACCGTGCGCGTTGATGTGCGCCTCGTCTCGGCAACCAACCGCAACCTCGAAGAGATGATTGCCAAAGGCGAGTTTCGCCAAGATCTCTACTATCGCCTCAACGTTTTTCCAATCTACCTGCCGCCGCTGCGCGATCGCCGCGAAGACGTCCTCGCGCTGGCCCATCACTTTGTCGCGAAATTTACCCGCCAAGGCAGGCCCTCGCTGGGGTGCTCGGCGGCGGCGGCGGCCAAGCTAGCGGCGTACAATTGGCCCGGCAACGTGCGCGAGCTCGAAAACATCATCGAGCGTGCGATGATCTTGGCGAATGGCGGCGCCATCGAGGAAGCACATCTTAGCTTCGGGCCGCAGGCTGGTGGCTCGCCGGCGCCTGCGACCGGCGGTGCTGGGTTTGCCGCGGCGCCGCTTCAGGCGGCACCGGCGGGCGAGGCGGGTGGTGCGGTGGGCAAGCCTTTGAGCGAAAAGCTGCTCGATTCCGAGAAACATGAAATCGTCGCCTCGATCGAAGGGGCCAAGGGCAACATCGCCGCCGCGGCGCGCCAGCTGGGCATTAATCGATCCACGCTTTATTACCGCATGCGCAAGCTCGGCCTCGATCACCTGTTGCCAACCAAGACCCAGCCCGAGGGCTCAGATATCGCGGGGGCCGACCCAAGCAGTGGCGTAGCATGA
- a CDS encoding pseudouridylate synthase: MSRSPLLAPEAVRFRDDYVVAVAKPSGMVVHRGWANDGLPLLQAVRDTLGQYVYPIHRIDRGASGVVLFALSSEAARVLGIALAAGEFTKTYVALTRGVPVAGDIDHALQDEDGVVQAARTTVAVRHDWGRYALVEAVPHTGRTHQIRRHLKHVSCPLIGDVRYGKGPYNRLFRTHYGLARLALHAESLAFTHPHTGARMLVTAPLPNDFAACVAQLAHDVRVPGHDS; encoded by the coding sequence TTGTCGCGCTCGCCGTTGCTTGCGCCAGAGGCGGTGCGCTTTCGCGACGACTATGTCGTAGCGGTCGCCAAGCCCAGCGGCATGGTGGTGCATCGCGGCTGGGCCAATGATGGCCTGCCGCTCTTGCAAGCGGTGCGTGATACGCTTGGCCAATACGTGTATCCGATCCATCGCATCGATCGGGGCGCCTCGGGCGTGGTGTTGTTTGCGCTGTCAAGTGAGGCCGCGCGGGTGCTCGGCATCGCGCTCGCGGCTGGCGAATTTACCAAGACGTATGTCGCGCTGACGCGCGGCGTGCCGGTGGCCGGCGACATTGACCACGCGCTGCAAGATGAAGATGGCGTGGTGCAGGCCGCGCGCACCACGGTCGCCGTGCGTCACGACTGGGGTCGCTATGCCTTGGTAGAGGCGGTGCCGCATACGGGTCGCACGCACCAAATAAGGCGCCATCTCAAGCACGTCTCGTGTCCGCTGATCGGTGACGTCCGTTATGGCAAGGGGCCGTACAATCGCCTATTTCGCACCCATTACGGCCTGGCGAGGCTGGCGTTGCACGCCGAGTCGCTGGCGTTTACCCACCCGCACACGGGCGCACGCATGTTGGTGACGGCGCCCCTGCCCAACGATTTTGCAGCGTGCGTGGCGCAGCTCGCGCACGACGTGCGGGTGCCGGGCCACGATTCCTAA
- a CDS encoding SEC-C domain-containing protein, with protein sequence MSNSLVSPQAVETTIATFLRLDKRGDRGAMNKIAQRLQREQPLILQYGAQLSTAHDAATGEAGVFYMTLAWSMFDHHYSSTVPRVTDANLAAAKEEIAAALAAEPVLAGRPVHERIASVVRARQPHICSKFAELIEEDVREAAMTEATATALIEPLQVVVEALDAAVSERRPGERQGTVVKAAETPGRNDACPCGSGKKYKKCHAVAP encoded by the coding sequence ATGTCAAATAGCTTGGTCTCGCCTCAGGCCGTCGAAACTACGATTGCGACGTTTTTACGCCTCGACAAACGCGGTGATCGCGGCGCGATGAACAAGATCGCGCAGCGCCTGCAGCGCGAGCAGCCGCTCATCTTGCAGTATGGCGCCCAGCTCAGCACGGCGCACGATGCGGCTACAGGCGAGGCGGGGGTGTTTTACATGACCCTGGCCTGGTCGATGTTTGACCATCATTATTCGTCGACGGTGCCGCGCGTCACCGACGCAAACCTGGCCGCGGCCAAAGAGGAGATCGCAGCCGCGTTGGCGGCGGAGCCCGTGCTTGCGGGGAGGCCGGTGCACGAGCGCATCGCCAGCGTCGTGCGCGCCCGCCAACCGCACATCTGTAGCAAGTTTGCCGAGCTCATTGAGGAAGACGTGCGGGAGGCGGCCATGACCGAGGCGACGGCAACGGCGCTCATCGAGCCCCTGCAGGTGGTGGTCGAGGCCCTTGACGCGGCGGTAAGCGAGCGGCGACCAGGCGAACGCCAAGGCACAGTTGTCAAGGCGGCCGAGACCCCAGGCCGCAACGATGCCTGCCCGTGCGGCTCAGGCAAAAAATACAAAAAGTGCCACGCGGTGGCGCCGTAG